In Dermacentor silvarum isolate Dsil-2018 unplaced genomic scaffold, BIME_Dsil_1.4 Seq604, whole genome shotgun sequence, one DNA window encodes the following:
- the LOC125941911 gene encoding uncharacterized protein LOC125941911, translating into MEPLKKRKKREHYKKYFNPGAKFFVPRSTDSSARLRMADAEAKSQPDSVSCNLNLDDSITTRQECSAKASAAPVGAHCMESQGDRAAYAIYLGFSCTNVRERDLRGNIDLVGHNQDAQDQASEKKEDFSQPDAQHEDSGQEENFSEPDAQDKESGQEEDLMQPYMHKRKSQS; encoded by the exons ATGGAGCCGCTGAAAAAACGCAAGAAGCGCGAACATTACAAGAAATACTTCAATCCTGGTGCCAAGTTCTTCGTGCCTAGGTCTACAGATTCATCGGCGCGGCTCCGAATGGCAGATGCAGAAGCG AAATCTCAGCCGGACAGCGTTTCCTGCAATCTTAACCTGGATGACAGCATAACGACGCGCCAAGAATGCAGCGCCAAGGCGTCGGCTGCGCCAGTCGGCGCACATTGCATGGAATCCCAAGGAGATCGTGCAGCGTATGCTATATATCTTGGATTCTCGTGCACTAATGTGCGCGAACGTGACCTTCGCGGAAATATCGACTTG GTAGGGCATAACCAAGATGCACAAGACCaagcttctgaaaaaaaagagGACTTCAGCCAGCCGGACGCACAACACGAAGATTCTGGACAAGAGGAGAATTTCAGTGAGCCAGATGCTCAAGACAAAGAATCTGGACAAGAGGAGGACTTGATGCAGCCATATATGCACAAGAGGAAGTCTCAGAGCTAG
- the LOC125941912 gene encoding BEN domain-containing protein 5-like, which yields MFVKDLRAVWSPAELLGRSLHGKHCPRFPDRPRKVPLSPLKVSVIRECYKERLHKKGLVADMMPGALKQMNHFIVEKISDIERMAKRATKELPQGNHEKNLRLNLPAAPQGRL from the exons ATGTTCGTGAAAGACCTCAGAGCAGTGTGGAGCCCAGCAGAGTTGCTTGGCCGGTCTCTGCATG GAAAGCACTGTCCACGCTTTCCTGACCGCCCGAGAAAAGTGCCACTGTCGCCGTTGAAGGTGTCGGTGATACGTG AATGCTACAAGGAGCGACTGCACAAGAAAGGACTGGTGGCCGACATGATGCCTGGGGCGTTAAAACAGATGAATCACTTCATTGTCGAAAAAATAAGTGACATCGAGAGAATGGCCAAAAG AGCGACCAAGGAGCTGCCACAAGGAAACCATGAGAAGAACCTGCGACTGAACCTACCTgcagccccgcaggggcgtctgc